The Natronoarchaeum mannanilyticum genome includes the window CCTGTACCACCAGTTCCGGGTGCTGGAGACGGTGCGCCAGCTCAACGAGCAACAGGACGTCACCGTCGCGGTCGTGCTCCACGACATCGCGCAGGCCGCCCGGTTCGCGGACTACCTCGTCGCCATGCACGACGGCGAGCTGTACGACTGGGGGCCGCCGGAGGACGTCGTGACCGAGCAGCTGCTCGCGGACGTGTTCGGCGTCGAAGCTACGGTGAAGCACGAGCCCGAGCTGCAGGTGCTGCCCCACCGCGCGCTACCCGACGAGCAGTAGCGAGGCTTCGCGTTTCGGAACATTTTTGCTTTTTTAGGCTAACCTAAAAACCGATGACCGATCGAAGCGGATCGACGAGGCGGAACGTACTGAAAGCGAGCGCCGTCGGCGGCGTCGGCGCCCTCGCAGGCTGTCTGGCCTCGCCGGAGTCCGGCGACGACGAGGTAACCCACACCGTGACGATGGAGCCGGTCGGCGAGGTCGAGTTCACCGGCGTCCCCGAGGTCTGGGCCGCGAACAACGGGAGCTGGGCCGACATGGGGATCGCGCTGGGCCAGGATCCCCCGGCGTCAGCGTGGCTCCCCAGCCGATACCACACTCACTACTACGACGAGATCCCCGGGCTCAGCGTCGACAAGAGCGACATGGTCCGGCTGTCCGACGACGGCGTCGACGCCGAGAAGTTCTACGAGATCGACGCCGACGTCCACGTCATCGACCCGAACTTCCTGACGGGCCGGTGGTCCGACAGCTGGAGCGAGGAGGACATCGAGGAGGTCGAGGAGACGACCGGCGGCCCCTTCTTCGGCAACAGCATCTTCTCGACGGGGTACACCTGGCACGAGGACTACCCGTACCTCTCGCTGTACGAGGCGTTCGAGAAGCTCTCCGAGGTGTTCCAGGAGCAGGAGCGCTACGAGGCGTTCGCCGAGCACCACGAGCAGTTCCAGTCGAACGTCGAGGACGCCGTCCCGCCGGAGGGCGAGCGGCCCGCCGTCGCGGTCATGTGGGCCGCGGGGAACGACCCCGACGCGTTCTCGCCGTACCTGATCGGCGAGGGGACGAGCTTCAAGCAGTGGCGCGATCTGAAGGTCCGCGACGCGTTCGCCGAAACGAACGTTCGGGACTTCCACGACACCCGCGGTCAGGTCGACTACGAGACGCTGCTGGAGATCGACCCCGACGTCCTGCTGTTCCGCGGCCACGAGACCCAGACCGAAGCGGAGTTCCGGAACACGCTGGTCGCGAACATGGAGGCCAACGACACCGCTCAGGAGCTGACGGCCGTCCAGAACGGCGACGTCTACCGCGGCGGCCCGCTGTACCAGGGCCCGATCACGAACATGGTCGTGACCGAACGCGCGGCCGGGCAGCTCTACGGCGTCGAGGAGGAGCTGTACGATCGCGAGCGCGTCGCCGAGATCGTCGAGGGCGACTTCTAACTCGGCGTCCGCGGTCGGTCGGCGGCCGCGGCGTTCCCGCCGACCGACGGGATCGGACCGCCGGTCGACGGCGGATCGCATCGGAACGCTTTTTAATTTTTAGGTTAGCCTAAAACCCATGGCTAGAGAAAGCACCACGACCAGACGCGCGATACTCGGAACGGGCGCGGCGCTCGCGGCCGGAGCGACGGCGGGTTGCACGACGTACGGCGGGCCGAGCGCCGACGACGGCGGCGACGATAGCTACTCGGTGACGATGGAACCGGTCGGCACGGTCGAGTTCGACGCGGTGCCCGAGACGTGGTTCCCCTACACGGGCGACTACGCCGACATGGGCGTCGCGCTGGGCCAGGCAGACGGACTCGCGGCCATCGGCGTCGCCGCGCGGTACGGCGCACACCTCTACGACGAGCTCCCCGGCGTCGGCGTCGACACGTCGGCGCTCACCGAACTGTACCAGGACGGCACCGACCCGGAGATCTTCCACGAACTCGGCGCCGACGTCCACCTGATCGATCCGAACTTCATGCAGAACCGGCTCCAGTGGGACCGGAGCGACGTCGAGGAGGTCGAGAACACGACCGGACCGTTCGTCGGCAACACGATCTTCTCCCGGGTGTACGACTGGCACGACTACGCCGACTACTCGCTGTACGAGGCGTTCGAGAAGGTCGCGCAGGTGTTCCAGGAGCAGGCACGCTACGAGGCGTTCAAAGCGTACCACGACGAGGTGATCGGAGACGTCCGCTCGCGACTCCCCGAAGACCGACCGGACGTCGCGGTGCTGTACCCGGCGGAGGTGCCCCCTGAGTCGTTCTACCCCTACCTGATCGGCGACGGTACTCAGTCGAAGCACTGGAACGATCTGGGCGTCGGCGACGCGCTGGCCGCCCACGACGTCACGGACGCCCAGGCCGGCGGCGGCACGATCGACTACGAGACGCTGCTGGAGGTCGATCCGGACGTGCTGGCTGTCAGGCTCCAGGGCGAGATCACGCCCGAGTACTTCGAGGAGAACGTCGCCGCGCCGATCCGCGACCACGACGTCGCGAGCGAGCTGCGGGCGGTCCGGAACGATCGGATCGTCTACGGCGGCCTGACCTACCAGGGGCCGATCATCAACCTGTTCCAGACCGAACGAGCGGCACAGGGACTCTATCCCGACGAGTTCGGCGGCGAACGGCTGTTCGACCGCGAGCGCGTCGCCGAAATCGTCAACGGAAACCTATGAGCGAGGGGCGCGACGACGAGGTCGATGCGGGCACCGACGTCGACGCCGACGCGACCGGCGGGACAGACGTCGAGACGGCGAACAACGTCGAGGCGGCGATCGACGCCACTCGCGACGTCGTCGTGATCGGCGGCGGCCCGGCGGGCTGCTCGGCCGCGGTGTTCGTCGCCCGGTACGGCCTCGACGCGGTCGTGTTCGACCGCGGGCCGGCGGCGCTGCGCCGGTGCGCGTACCTCGAAAACTACCTCGGCTTCCCCGCGGGGATCGACGTGGACACGTTCCACGAGCTGATACACGAGCACGTCGAGCGGGCGGGCTGTGCGCTCCGCTCGGAGCTGGTCGAGGCCGTCGAGCGAGTCGAGGACGACGGCCCGACACCGGACGACGCCCGGTTCGTCGTCGAGACCGACGAGGGGCGCCGCGTCGCCGCGGCGTACGTGATCGCCGCGGCGTGGTACGACGGGTCGTACCTCCGCACGCTGGACGACGACGCGATGTTCGAGGAGCACGAACACCACGGCGAACTCGAGGAGCGGTTCGATCCCGAGTACCCCGACGAGGACGGCCGGACGCCGTTCGAGGGGCTGTACGTGGCCTCGCCCGCAGGCCAGCGCAGCGCCCAGGCGATCGTCGCGGCGGGCAACGGCGCCCACGTCGCGCGCTGTCTGCTCGAGGACCACCGCATCGCGCGGGGGTATCCCGAGGGCGTCGCGACGGAGTACGACTGGCTGCGACGGGACGGCGAGTTCTCCGGCGAGTGGGCCGAGCGGGACCGCTGGCGCGAGTGGTTCGAGAACGAGGCCGGCGAGGACCACGATCTCGACGACGATCGCCTAGAAGAGTTGCGGGAGCGCTACATCGACCGCGCGTTCGAGACGCGCCTCACGGACGCCGAGGCCGAGTCGCGAGCGGACGGCGGCGTCGAGCGGCTGGTCGACGTTCTCGGGCCCGAACGCGTGCTCGACGCCATCGACGACGCGACGATCGAGAAGTACGCCGAGGGAAGTCGGGACGCGCGGTGAAACGTCGGGATGGCCGGCCGCAGTTACAGGCCGTCCGCGGAGCCCCGCCAGCCGTCTGAGCGCTCGAACGCTTCGATCTCCCGTTCGAGGTCGATCCTCGCGATGCCGTAGTACCGCTCCCGGCCCGCCGGCGTCTTGCAGCGCAGGATCGCCGTGTCGGGTGTCGCCTCGAAGATCGTAACGACGCGCCCGCTGGCGTGTTCCCACTCGCCCAGCGTTGCCGCGTCGTCGGTGTTCCGTTCGCCGAGTCGCCAGCTCATCGGGTTGGCCGTGTCCAGCGAGACCGGGAGGGGTCGACCGAGAGTGCAGCGTCCGGTCGGGGCCGGTGCGCGTTGCGACATACGTTCACGTACCGTTCCACCCATTATATTCGTGATGGTTCGGCGCCGCGCCGGGCGCGGGTCGTCGTGCTGGCGTCTACTGCGCCGACTCGACTGCGCTCGTCGACGCCGCTGCGAACGTCACGCCGCGGCTCTACGCGGTCGCGTTGCCCGCACCGAGATCGCTCGCGCTGTGGAGGAACACGTCGAGGTCGACGTGGGACTCTCGGCCGGCGCGCCGGGCGGTCTCCGGATCCGAACAGACGCGGACGTAGTCGGTCAGGAAGCTCCGGGGCGTGGCGCCGAACGCGCCCTCGTACCGGTCGCCCATCTCGACGGTGGTCGTCGCGCTGTAGGGCGCGCCGCAGTTGGGGCAGGCGTCGGTCATAGCACGACGGACTAGCCGCTCGGGACACTTCTGGATGACGGCGAGATGTCGGTCGGCGGGAAAACTGCGAAAATCGAACGGACGCCGACGGCGCTCAGTCGTCGGCCGTGACGGTCGTCTGGGTCGCGGCGGAGTCGGTCATCGCGAGCACGTCGTCGAAGAAGTCGAGCGAGTCGTTCGGGCCGGGGTTGGCCTCGGGGTGGTACTGGCGCGTGATGATGTCCAGCTCGTC containing:
- a CDS encoding ABC transporter substrate-binding protein yields the protein MTDRSGSTRRNVLKASAVGGVGALAGCLASPESGDDEVTHTVTMEPVGEVEFTGVPEVWAANNGSWADMGIALGQDPPASAWLPSRYHTHYYDEIPGLSVDKSDMVRLSDDGVDAEKFYEIDADVHVIDPNFLTGRWSDSWSEEDIEEVEETTGGPFFGNSIFSTGYTWHEDYPYLSLYEAFEKLSEVFQEQERYEAFAEHHEQFQSNVEDAVPPEGERPAVAVMWAAGNDPDAFSPYLIGEGTSFKQWRDLKVRDAFAETNVRDFHDTRGQVDYETLLEIDPDVLLFRGHETQTEAEFRNTLVANMEANDTAQELTAVQNGDVYRGGPLYQGPITNMVVTERAAGQLYGVEEELYDRERVAEIVEGDF
- a CDS encoding ABC transporter substrate-binding protein, with product MARESTTTRRAILGTGAALAAGATAGCTTYGGPSADDGGDDSYSVTMEPVGTVEFDAVPETWFPYTGDYADMGVALGQADGLAAIGVAARYGAHLYDELPGVGVDTSALTELYQDGTDPEIFHELGADVHLIDPNFMQNRLQWDRSDVEEVENTTGPFVGNTIFSRVYDWHDYADYSLYEAFEKVAQVFQEQARYEAFKAYHDEVIGDVRSRLPEDRPDVAVLYPAEVPPESFYPYLIGDGTQSKHWNDLGVGDALAAHDVTDAQAGGGTIDYETLLEVDPDVLAVRLQGEITPEYFEENVAAPIRDHDVASELRAVRNDRIVYGGLTYQGPIINLFQTERAAQGLYPDEFGGERLFDRERVAEIVNGNL
- a CDS encoding FAD-dependent oxidoreductase, producing MSEGRDDEVDAGTDVDADATGGTDVETANNVEAAIDATRDVVVIGGGPAGCSAAVFVARYGLDAVVFDRGPAALRRCAYLENYLGFPAGIDVDTFHELIHEHVERAGCALRSELVEAVERVEDDGPTPDDARFVVETDEGRRVAAAYVIAAAWYDGSYLRTLDDDAMFEEHEHHGELEERFDPEYPDEDGRTPFEGLYVASPAGQRSAQAIVAAGNGAHVARCLLEDHRIARGYPEGVATEYDWLRRDGEFSGEWAERDRWREWFENEAGEDHDLDDDRLEELRERYIDRAFETRLTDAEAESRADGGVERLVDVLGPERVLDAIDDATIEKYAEGSRDAR